A genomic segment from Zygotorulaspora mrakii chromosome 1, complete sequence encodes:
- the COQ5 gene encoding 2-hexaprenyl-6-methoxy-1,4-benzoquinone methyltransferase (similar to Saccharomyces cerevisiae COQ5 (YML110C); ancestral locus Anc_8.833), translated as MVGSKAYNVVRIAKFGPIRAIRSLSQTARVFSSSSSNIGSSEPQFTHFGSQTVPKDEKEKLVGNVFSSVASKYDIMNDVMSLGIHRCWKDRFINKLDAGKRPNSTEPLHFIDVAGGSGDIAFGLLDHAEEKFHDTTSTMDIVDINADMLKEGEKRALNQKKYFNDSRVRFLVQNGETLDQIKSNSKDIYTVSFGIRNFTNIQAGLDTAYRVLKPGGIFYCLEFSKIENPVIDVVYQQWSKVLPVMGSFIANDHDSYQYLVESIERFPDQETFKSMIEKSGFQCAGYESLTFGTCAIHWGVKV; from the coding sequence TTAGATCTCTCTCGCAAACAGCGAGGGTTTTTAGTTCTTCTAGCAGCAACATTGGAAGTTCTGAACCACAATTTACCCATTTTGGCTCCCAAACTGTTCCCAAAGATGAGAAGGAAAAATTGGTTGGCAACGTTTTCTCATCAGTAGCATCTAAATATGACATAATGAACGATGTCATGTCATTAGGCATCCATAGATGCTGGAAAGATCGCTTTATTAACAAGTTGGATGCTGGTAAGAGACCAAACTCTACAGAACCACTGCATTTCATTGACGTTGCTGGAGGTTCAGGTGACATTGCGTTTGGGCTTCTTGATCATGCTGAGGAAAAATTTCACGATACAACGTCAACCATGGATATAGTAGATATTAATGCGGATATGCTGAAAGAGggtgaaaaaagagcattaaatcaaaagaagtatttcaatgattcaaGAGTTAGATTTCTTGTTCAGAACGGTGAAACTCTGGACCAAATtaaatcaaattcaaaggaCATTTATACCGTGTCGTTTGGTATTAGAAATTTCACCAACATTCAAGCTGGTCTAGATACAGCATATAGAGTTTTGAAACCAGGTGGTATTTTTTACTGTTTGGAGttctcaaaaattgaaaatccTGTGATTGATGTTGTGTACCAGCAATGGTCAAAAGTTCTACCTGTTATGGGATCATTTATTGCTAATGATCATGATTCTTACCAATATCTAGTGGAGTCCATTGAGAGGTTCCCAGATCAGGAAACTTTCAAATCgatgattgaaaaatccgGCTTTCAATGCGCTGGATATGAAAGTTTGACATTTGGTACGTGCGCTATCCATTGGGGTGTCAAAGTCTGA